CGACGCGACCGCAACCCTAACCCGTCCAAAGGATTAAGCGACATGATCACCGCCCAGGATGTGGCCATGAAGTTCACCGTCGCACAGACGGAAATCCTCACGGCGTTGCAGCTCGTTTCGAGTGCTGTTCCGAGTCGAACGACCCTTCCGGTTCTCTCCAACATTCTGGTCGAAGCCCTGGACGGCGCGATCCAGATGACCGCGACCGACCTCGATCTCGCGATCGCCACTCGCTCCACGGCGGACGTGAAGGCGGAAGGAGCGCTCACCGTTCCGGCGAAGAGGCTCACGGAGCTGGTGCGGAAGCTCTCCAGAGAAGAGCTCAAGTTCGAGGCCAAGGAACTGACCCTGAACGTCGGAAGCAAGACCGGACGATTCAAGTTCCACTGCATCCGGCCCGAAGAATTCCCGGCTCGGATCAACGTGTCTCCGGACCTCACGTTCAAGATCGAATCGAAGATCCTCGAGCGAATGATCAAGCGATCGATCTACGCCGTCTCCACGGACGAGACGAGGCCGGCGCTGAACGGGGCGCTGCTCCAGATCGTCGACGGCGAGATCCGTCTCGTCGCGACCGATGGCCACCGCCTCGCGCGCGCGTCGGTGAAGCAGGCGGGGATCGGCAAGAATCCCCTGAAGGGGGACGTGATCATCCCGCTGAAGGCGCTCCATCACCTCCAGCGCCTCGTGTCGGAATCGGGCGAGACCGTGACCGTGGAGCTCTCCAAGAACCACGCGCGATTCACGGCCGGGCCGACGACGCTCACGACGAAGCTCATCGAGGGTCCCTTCCCGAACTACGAGCAGGTGCTCCCGAAGCAGAACAACAAGATCCTGCGCGCGAACCGGGACGAGCTGACCCAGGCCCTGGATCGCGTCTCCATCTTCTCGGACAGCCTCACGCGCCAAGTGAAGTTCTCGATCTCCGAGAACAAGCTTCGCCTCATCGTGCAGACCCCCGACCAGGGAGAGGCGAACGAAGAGATCGCAGTCCAGTACACGGCGGACGACCTCGACATCGGGTACAACGCCACGTACCTCCTCGACATCCTGCGCACGATCGATTCCGAGGAGATCTTGATGCAGCTCAACACGCCCGTGACGGCGGGCCTTGTCGTACCGGGGACGAAGGAGGCGGCCAAGGCCGCTCCCGTGACGGAGGATCTCCTCTGTCTCGTCATGCCGCTACGGCTCGCAGGGTGATCCCGGGCGCGTGAAGCTCCTCCATCTCGAGCTTCGAGACTT
This window of the Candidatus Eisenbacteria bacterium genome carries:
- the dnaN gene encoding DNA polymerase III subunit beta, whose amino-acid sequence is MKFTVAQTEILTALQLVSSAVPSRTTLPVLSNILVEALDGAIQMTATDLDLAIATRSTADVKAEGALTVPAKRLTELVRKLSREELKFEAKELTLNVGSKTGRFKFHCIRPEEFPARINVSPDLTFKIESKILERMIKRSIYAVSTDETRPALNGALLQIVDGEIRLVATDGHRLARASVKQAGIGKNPLKGDVIIPLKALHHLQRLVSESGETVTVELSKNHARFTAGPTTLTTKLIEGPFPNYEQVLPKQNNKILRANRDELTQALDRVSIFSDSLTRQVKFSISENKLRLIVQTPDQGEANEEIAVQYTADDLDIGYNATYLLDILRTIDSEEILMQLNTPVTAGLVVPGTKEAAKAAPVTEDLLCLVMPLRLAG